In one window of Sulfitobacter noctilucicola DNA:
- a CDS encoding TRAP transporter large permease: MIEYLDLIMFAALMGAILLGFPVSFSIAGVAVIFAYLGWMLGQMDITLLGALGQRVFGVLTNPVLIAIPLFVLMGALLEKSRIAEGLLDTMGRLFGQLRGGLGISVVLVGTLLAASTGIVGATVVAMGMIALPTMLRAGYDARVASGIVCTAGTLGQIIPPSTLLIILADVMSTSFQQAQYEQGKFSVEALSVGQFFAAAVIPGLVLVCLYLIYIVARGWLRPQDMPPAPLDIAKPDWREVVGAVIPPVLLIFAVLGAILGGIATPTEAASVGAVGALLMTGYRIGIAPRIILLGTVALIALGILAGAFPVRFQRSDLSSGAYVLGIFYAGLAVVGGLSVLLALRAALQKQMVQEAVKSTMTMTSMIFATIIAAGFFSLVFIGLGGEERVAGILAEMPGGANGALVFCMIVIFIMGFFLDFVEISVIVLPLITPSLILLGHDPIWLGVLIAINLQTSFLTPPFGFSLFYLRGVAPDEISTGQIYAGVLPFICLQIVGITLIWLLPDLATWLPKALF; this comes from the coding sequence ATGATCGAATATCTCGACCTTATCATGTTCGCAGCCCTCATGGGTGCGATCCTTCTTGGGTTCCCTGTGTCGTTCAGCATCGCGGGGGTTGCCGTGATCTTTGCCTATCTGGGCTGGATGCTGGGGCAAATGGACATCACCCTGCTGGGCGCGTTGGGCCAACGGGTGTTTGGCGTTCTGACCAACCCCGTCTTGATCGCCATTCCGCTGTTCGTACTGATGGGCGCTTTGCTGGAAAAAAGCCGCATTGCGGAAGGGCTTTTGGACACGATGGGCCGGCTGTTCGGGCAGTTGCGCGGAGGCTTGGGCATTTCGGTCGTGCTGGTCGGCACGTTGCTGGCAGCGTCAACCGGCATTGTCGGGGCGACCGTGGTGGCGATGGGGATGATTGCCCTGCCCACCATGCTGCGCGCCGGATATGACGCGCGGGTCGCATCGGGCATCGTGTGCACGGCTGGCACGCTGGGGCAGATTATTCCGCCCTCGACCCTGCTGATCATTCTGGCGGACGTAATGTCCACCTCGTTCCAGCAGGCGCAGTACGAACAGGGCAAGTTTTCGGTCGAGGCGCTGTCGGTAGGCCAGTTTTTCGCCGCTGCTGTAATCCCCGGCTTGGTGCTGGTCTGCCTTTACCTGATCTATATCGTGGCGCGCGGATGGCTGCGCCCGCAGGACATGCCCCCTGCGCCCCTCGACATCGCCAAACCCGACTGGCGCGAGGTCGTCGGCGCGGTGATCCCGCCTGTCCTGCTGATCTTCGCCGTGCTGGGCGCCATTCTGGGCGGCATCGCCACCCCGACCGAGGCCGCATCAGTCGGCGCTGTCGGTGCGCTGTTGATGACCGGCTATCGCATTGGCATCGCCCCACGCATCATCCTGCTGGGCACGGTTGCCCTGATCGCGCTGGGTATTCTGGCGGGTGCCTTTCCGGTGCGGTTTCAGCGTAGCGACCTGAGCTCGGGCGCATATGTGCTTGGCATTTTCTATGCCGGGCTTGCGGTGGTTGGCGGGCTGTCGGTACTGCTGGCCTTGCGCGCCGCACTGCAAAAGCAAATGGTGCAAGAGGCGGTGAAATCGACCATGACCATGACCTCGATGATCTTTGCAACGATCATTGCCGCCGGGTTCTTCAGCCTTGTCTTTATCGGACTGGGCGGCGAGGAACGCGTGGCGGGCATTCTGGCCGAAATGCCGGGCGGGGCCAACGGCGCGCTGGTCTTTTGCATGATAGTGATTTTCATCATGGGCTTCTTTCTGGATTTCGTCGAAATCTCGGTGATTGTGCTGCCGCTGATCACGCCGTCGCTGATCTTACTGGGTCATGATCCGATCTGGCTGGGCGTATTGATTGCGATCAACCTGCAGACCTCGTTCCTGACGCCGCCCTTCGGCTTTTCGCTGTTCTATCTGCGCGGCGTGGCCCCGGATGAAATCTCGACCGGCCAGATATATGCAGGCGTGCTACCGTTCATCTGTCTGCAGATTGTGGGCATCACGTTGATATGGCTACTGCCGGATCTGGCGACATGGCTGCCAAAAGCACTTTTTTGA
- a CDS encoding MerR family transcriptional regulator has protein sequence MFTIGKASEQSGVNIETIRYYEREGIVPKPGRSAGGRRLYSSAEIAKLRFVRRCRDLGFPISIIQTFLSLTAQKGRSCGEAKTMAEDHLGEINAKIENLTRLREALLSLSKNCDDGTAACPMLDALMKDGFGDGLRE, from the coding sequence ATGTTCACCATCGGCAAAGCGTCGGAACAAAGCGGCGTGAACATCGAAACGATCCGCTACTATGAACGAGAGGGGATTGTTCCGAAGCCGGGGCGATCAGCAGGTGGACGTCGGCTGTACTCGTCCGCTGAGATTGCCAAACTCAGGTTCGTGCGCCGCTGTCGCGATTTGGGCTTTCCGATCTCAATCATACAGACTTTTCTATCGCTCACTGCACAAAAGGGCCGATCCTGTGGTGAAGCGAAGACCATGGCTGAGGACCATTTGGGTGAAATAAACGCGAAGATAGAGAACCTCACTCGCCTCAGAGAAGCGCTCTTGAGCCTTTCCAAGAATTGCGACGATGGAACCGCAGCCTGTCCAATGCTGGACGCTCTGATGAAGGATGGTTTTGGCGACGGGCTACGCGAGTAA
- a CDS encoding GDCCVxC domain-containing (seleno)protein: protein MATEETKVVLQSTLTCPNCGHVETETMPTDACQWFYECKSCQSVLKPLEGDCCVYCSYATVPCPPIQEGKSCCA, encoded by the coding sequence ATGGCGACAGAAGAAACAAAAGTAGTGCTGCAATCTACTCTCACCTGTCCAAATTGCGGACACGTCGAAACTGAGACTATGCCGACAGATGCTTGCCAATGGTTCTATGAATGCAAGTCATGTCAGTCAGTCTTGAAACCGCTCGAGGGGGATTGCTGCGTCTATTGTTCTTACGCAACTGTTCCATGTCCGCCGATTCAAGAAGGTAAGTCCTGCTGCGCCTAG
- a CDS encoding SCO family protein, whose product MKFSTLQKMLWGLTAIVVVGSIFLQFSIREEQRADAPAFQADFELTDHRGIVQTDEDFAGRWLLVFFGFANCPDVCPTTLAEVAAVMDALGSDAAKVQPLFISIDPERDTPEKLAEFVPAFEADIVGLTGTADQIKRTSETFRVYFEKIEEAASPNGYTMGHSSQLFLFDPQGGYVGAWTYGTSAEEIVSDLRARM is encoded by the coding sequence ATGAAATTTTCTACGTTACAAAAAATGCTTTGGGGACTTACCGCGATCGTGGTTGTTGGGTCCATTTTTTTGCAGTTTTCTATCAGAGAAGAACAGCGCGCTGATGCGCCCGCGTTCCAAGCTGACTTCGAACTGACCGATCACCGAGGCATAGTGCAGACGGACGAAGACTTCGCAGGGCGCTGGTTGCTCGTCTTCTTCGGCTTTGCGAATTGCCCCGATGTGTGCCCCACGACCTTGGCAGAGGTTGCCGCTGTCATGGATGCGCTCGGCTCCGATGCCGCCAAAGTCCAGCCGCTCTTTATCTCGATTGACCCCGAACGTGATACGCCCGAAAAACTGGCAGAGTTCGTTCCGGCTTTCGAGGCAGATATAGTAGGCCTCACCGGCACGGCCGATCAGATCAAGCGAACATCGGAAACCTTCCGCGTGTACTTTGAGAAGATCGAGGAAGCCGCTTCGCCCAATGGATACACGATGGGACATTCCTCCCAGCTGTTCCTATTTGATCCCCAAGGCGGATATGTCGGGGCTTGGACATATGGCACATCAGCTGAAGAGATTGTTTCCGATCTAAGGGCGAGGATGTAG
- a CDS encoding IS3 family transposase: MEAARYRRDGRRFLRRQAERADRSRNQRTACQDREVGGRERFFVRRAEAMSPAKKRAMIERDHPELSISQQCKLVRLSRSAFYYTSVGINADTLAMMKEIDRVFTKYPFFGSRQIAAYLRREGTVVGRHRVRRLMTTMGLEAIYKRPRTSQPHPQHPVYPYLLRKMVIDRPNHVWCADITFVPVKNGFLYLVAIMDWATRKVLSWRLSNTMHADFCVEALNEAIAKYGPPEICNTDQGSQFTGSAWITTLTDAGVRISMDGRGRYLDNIFIERLWRSLKQEAIYLEEINDGFQARRVIKDWLAFYNTERPHSALDRLTPDDAYWAGLEEQKAA, translated from the coding sequence ATGGAAGCGGCAAGGTATCGACGGGATGGCCGACGTTTTCTCAGGCGGCAAGCAGAGCGGGCCGACAGAAGCAGAAATCAAAGAACTGCATGCCAAGATCGGGAGGTTGGCGGTCGAGAACGATTTTTTGTCCGCAGGGCTGAAGCGATGAGCCCGGCAAAGAAACGCGCTATGATCGAGCGAGATCACCCTGAGCTGAGCATTAGCCAGCAGTGCAAACTGGTGCGGCTGTCGCGTTCGGCGTTTTATTACACGTCTGTCGGGATCAACGCGGATACGCTGGCCATGATGAAAGAGATTGACCGGGTCTTCACCAAATATCCGTTCTTCGGCAGTCGTCAGATCGCTGCTTATCTACGAAGAGAGGGCACAGTTGTAGGGCGGCATCGCGTCAGACGATTAATGACGACGATGGGGCTAGAGGCGATCTACAAACGCCCCAGAACCAGCCAGCCGCATCCGCAGCATCCCGTCTATCCGTACTTGCTTAGAAAGATGGTAATAGACCGCCCGAACCACGTCTGGTGCGCAGATATTACCTTCGTGCCGGTCAAGAACGGCTTCCTCTACTTGGTGGCGATCATGGATTGGGCCACGCGCAAAGTGCTAAGCTGGCGGCTATCGAATACGATGCACGCGGACTTCTGTGTCGAAGCGCTGAACGAGGCCATCGCCAAATACGGCCCGCCCGAGATATGCAATACGGATCAAGGCTCACAGTTCACCGGATCAGCCTGGATCACGACGCTGACGGATGCAGGCGTGCGTATCTCGATGGATGGGCGGGGTCGTTACCTCGACAACATCTTTATCGAGCGGCTGTGGCGCTCCCTGAAACAGGAGGCGATCTATCTCGAAGAAATCAATGACGGGTTCCAGGCCCGACGCGTCATCAAGGATTGGTTAGCATTCTACAATACCGAGCGGCCACATTCCGCGCTTGATCGGCTCACGCCAGACGACGCATATTGGGCAGGCTTGGAAGAGCAAAAAGCAGCATGA
- a CDS encoding disulfide bond formation protein B, with protein MSRVMAKDSALAAAWIVALGSSLAVLYIGEVLGQAPCNLCWFQRAFMFPLVIVLGLGLWWEDHRVGRYGVALAIGGAAIALWHLGLYTGILPEPIKPCTETGPSCTGDNQLFLGVPIPLLALIAFALIALFSLISLKEPRT; from the coding sequence ATGAGCCGAGTGATGGCAAAAGATTCGGCTCTTGCCGCCGCCTGGATCGTGGCTTTGGGGAGTTCCTTAGCAGTGCTCTATATTGGTGAGGTTCTGGGTCAGGCACCTTGCAATCTGTGCTGGTTTCAGCGCGCTTTCATGTTCCCCTTAGTAATCGTTCTTGGCCTCGGTCTCTGGTGGGAGGATCATCGGGTCGGCCGCTACGGCGTTGCGCTCGCCATTGGCGGGGCCGCCATCGCGCTTTGGCATCTTGGACTTTACACAGGCATCCTTCCGGAACCCATCAAACCCTGCACCGAGACTGGCCCGTCTTGTACCGGCGATAACCAGTTATTCCTTGGCGTCCCAATTCCGCTCTTGGCGCTCATAGCCTTCGCTCTGATCGCACTCTTTTCGTTAATCTCCCTGAAGGAGCCCCGCACGTGA
- a CDS encoding DsbA family protein: MKSKSIVLVALAAGLAIFAAAAWNQSRTAPVAVVEPLQSEQTEALMRPYSPIMGPEDAPVTIVEFFDPACEACRAFYPIIKDIMAEHGDQVRVVLRYTPFHGPASEEAIRVMEAARMQGVFIPVKEAILEQQPRWASHGEPAPGLLLSIAEQAGLDVEAAQDQMRAPQTVAILNQDRADVETMEIRGTPTFFVNGKPLDPFGADELRALVAAEVAAHES; the protein is encoded by the coding sequence GTGAAAAGTAAATCAATCGTTCTAGTCGCATTAGCTGCAGGTCTCGCAATATTTGCGGCCGCTGCCTGGAATCAATCCCGCACTGCACCAGTTGCCGTGGTCGAACCGCTTCAATCCGAGCAAACAGAGGCGCTGATGCGTCCCTATTCTCCCATCATGGGACCCGAGGACGCCCCCGTCACAATCGTGGAATTTTTCGATCCCGCCTGCGAAGCCTGCCGTGCTTTCTATCCGATCATAAAGGACATCATGGCTGAGCACGGCGATCAGGTTCGCGTCGTTCTTCGATACACCCCGTTTCATGGCCCGGCGTCAGAAGAGGCGATCAGGGTAATGGAAGCGGCACGCATGCAGGGTGTCTTTATCCCGGTCAAAGAAGCGATCCTAGAACAACAGCCACGCTGGGCGTCGCACGGTGAACCTGCGCCGGGTTTGCTCCTTAGTATTGCGGAACAGGCTGGCCTTGACGTTGAAGCGGCCCAAGACCAAATGAGGGCGCCGCAAACTGTTGCAATCCTTAATCAGGACCGCGCAGACGTTGAAACGATGGAGATCCGTGGCACCCCCACTTTCTTTGTAAACGGCAAACCTCTTGATCCCTTCGGCGCCGACGAGTTGCGCGCCCTCGTTGCTGCGGAAGTCGCTGCGCATGAATCCTGA
- a CDS encoding methyltransferase family protein, producing the protein MIEVILIYLGLGIAALTLASILWSIAFPERRIWPPKRYTSITPILVWVPTFSLFGILIMLGILGWGDLAFPTWLRFGVGIPLIVFGNVVVWSEVAHFGVPQTGGAKGTLRTAGMYRYSRNPQYLADIAIVGGWMILSAAPSTLIIGTASILVLVAAPFAEEPWLKKQYGSDFEEYMASTRRFI; encoded by the coding sequence ATGATAGAAGTCATCTTGATTTACTTAGGTCTGGGAATTGCTGCGCTGACACTTGCTTCGATCCTTTGGTCAATCGCTTTCCCCGAGCGTCGTATCTGGCCGCCCAAGCGCTACACGTCGATCACACCAATTCTGGTCTGGGTGCCAACGTTTTCGTTGTTTGGCATTCTGATCATGCTTGGCATCTTGGGCTGGGGTGATCTGGCGTTTCCCACCTGGCTGCGTTTCGGGGTCGGGATACCGCTCATTGTGTTCGGCAATGTTGTCGTCTGGTCTGAAGTCGCTCATTTCGGGGTTCCGCAAACGGGCGGCGCGAAAGGTACGCTGAGGACCGCTGGCATGTATCGTTACTCTCGCAATCCTCAGTACTTGGCCGATATCGCGATTGTTGGTGGATGGATGATACTTTCTGCAGCACCATCAACGCTCATTATTGGAACGGCTTCGATCTTGGTTTTGGTAGCTGCGCCATTCGCGGAAGAACCGTGGCTCAAGAAGCAATACGGGTCTGATTTTGAAGAGTATATGGCGTCAACCCGTCGTTTTATCTGA
- a CDS encoding transglutaminase-like domain-containing protein, with the protein MSAGDRLLATTPILNFNHPSITQLIEDRGWKALSQHDRIGAVYDFVRNEIAFGYNRADDIPAADVLDDGFGQCNTKGTLLMALLRAVGVRCRLHGFTIHKELQRGVVPELVYPLAPNEIVHSWVEVETEMGWANLEGFILDAEFLLALQSAFTDSPSLCGYGAGTDCLQAPPVEWTGGDTYIQETGIAQDFGTFDAPDEFYAAHQQSFSFVKGILYRHIIRHWMNTRVRRIRSGNVPQIPGLALPNHKHEESRHAS; encoded by the coding sequence ATGAGCGCTGGTGATCGGCTGTTGGCAACAACCCCAATCCTAAACTTCAACCACCCGTCGATTACACAACTGATCGAGGACCGAGGGTGGAAAGCCCTTTCCCAACATGATCGGATCGGCGCCGTCTACGATTTTGTCCGCAATGAAATTGCCTTTGGGTACAACCGCGCAGACGATATCCCGGCGGCCGACGTCCTCGATGACGGTTTTGGTCAGTGCAATACCAAGGGCACGTTACTTATGGCCTTGTTGCGCGCGGTAGGTGTGCGGTGTCGCCTTCACGGGTTCACGATCCACAAAGAACTGCAACGGGGCGTTGTACCAGAGCTCGTTTATCCTCTTGCCCCCAATGAGATCGTCCACTCATGGGTTGAGGTGGAGACCGAGATGGGTTGGGCGAACCTCGAAGGGTTCATTCTGGATGCAGAGTTTCTATTGGCGCTCCAATCCGCATTTACCGATTCACCCAGCCTCTGCGGTTATGGGGCGGGAACCGATTGTCTGCAGGCTCCGCCGGTAGAATGGACAGGGGGCGATACCTACATCCAGGAGACAGGCATCGCTCAGGACTTTGGCACTTTCGACGCACCCGACGAGTTCTACGCCGCTCATCAGCAGTCGTTTAGCTTCGTAAAGGGCATATTGTATCGCCATATCATACGCCATTGGATGAATACCCGCGTGCGGCGGATCAGGTCCGGTAACGTGCCGCAAATACCTGGCTTGGCGTTGCCCAATCATAAGCACGAGGAGTCCCGTCATGCCTCATGA
- a CDS encoding TRAP transporter small permease subunit has protein sequence MEQLANALDKVNIGVAHVVRWLALAMMLVQFTIVVGRYAFGVNSIALQESVLYMHAALFMLAAGYTLLVDKHVRVDVFYAKATPKTRRRIDIFGHLFLLMPSMIALIYWSWPSVRNSWAILEGPISVGGIEAVFLLKSLMPAFCVLVMLQSLALLIRLLAVKET, from the coding sequence ATGGAGCAACTGGCAAACGCCTTGGACAAGGTAAACATCGGTGTCGCCCATGTGGTGCGCTGGCTGGCGCTGGCCATGATGCTGGTGCAGTTCACCATCGTTGTCGGGCGCTATGCGTTCGGCGTGAATTCCATCGCGTTGCAGGAAAGTGTTCTTTATATGCACGCCGCGCTGTTCATGCTGGCGGCGGGCTATACGCTGCTGGTCGACAAGCATGTGCGGGTGGACGTGTTCTATGCCAAGGCAACGCCAAAGACACGCCGCCGGATCGACATTTTCGGCCATCTGTTCCTGCTGATGCCGTCGATGATTGCACTGATTTACTGGTCGTGGCCGTCGGTGCGCAATTCATGGGCGATCCTTGAAGGCCCAATTTCCGTGGGCGGGATCGAGGCGGTGTTCCTGCTGAAATCCCTGATGCCCGCCTTTTGTGTCCTCGTGATGCTGCAATCCCTAGCCCTGTTGATCCGCCTTTTGGCCGTGAAAGAGACCTGA
- a CDS encoding cation diffusion facilitator family transporter, whose protein sequence is MPHDHGHAHIDPASGDRRVSIAIWANALLTVAQIVGGILSGSLALIADALHNFSDMASLVIAFAARKIARRPADERMTFGYGRIEVVAALINYTTLILVGFYLIYEGGMRLIEPTEVAGWTVVILGSVALVVDTLTALLTYSMQKGSVNIRALFLHNLSDALASVAVIIGGSLILLYNMWWVDPAITIGIALYILYLAVTEIGGPIRILMLGSPPNIDNDAVVAAISDVDGVHDVHHVHLWQMQENEAALDCHVVTADGAFGEGIKAAVKARLAEEFGIRHSTLELEDLGNAHDGAQLYGHEETR, encoded by the coding sequence ATGCCTCATGATCACGGTCACGCGCATATTGATCCCGCTTCTGGCGACCGCCGTGTCTCTATCGCGATCTGGGCCAACGCGCTTCTGACGGTCGCGCAGATCGTCGGCGGGATCTTGTCGGGCAGCCTCGCGCTTATTGCAGATGCGCTCCACAATTTCTCGGACATGGCATCCTTGGTGATCGCTTTTGCAGCTCGGAAAATCGCAAGACGCCCTGCGGACGAGCGCATGACATTCGGCTATGGCCGGATCGAAGTTGTGGCTGCCTTGATCAACTACACCACCCTCATCCTCGTTGGCTTCTATCTCATCTACGAAGGCGGAATGCGTTTGATCGAACCGACCGAAGTGGCCGGTTGGACAGTAGTGATCCTTGGTTCGGTGGCGCTGGTCGTGGACACGTTGACAGCGCTGCTGACCTATTCGATGCAAAAGGGCAGCGTCAACATTCGGGCGCTCTTCCTGCATAACCTGTCTGACGCACTGGCTTCTGTTGCCGTAATTATCGGCGGCTCGCTCATCCTGCTCTATAACATGTGGTGGGTCGATCCGGCGATCACGATCGGCATCGCGCTCTACATCCTCTACCTTGCAGTTACCGAAATCGGTGGCCCTATTCGTATCCTGATGCTCGGAAGCCCACCCAACATCGACAATGATGCCGTTGTTGCTGCAATCAGCGACGTCGATGGTGTGCATGATGTCCACCATGTTCATCTGTGGCAGATGCAAGAGAATGAGGCGGCGCTAGATTGCCATGTCGTGACCGCTGATGGCGCATTCGGCGAAGGGATCAAAGCGGCAGTGAAAGCGCGCCTCGCCGAAGAGTTCGGCATCCGGCACTCCACTCTCGAATTGGAGGATCTGGGGAATGCACACGATGGAGCGCAGCTCTATGGGCATGAGGAGACCAGATAA
- the merF gene encoding mercury resistance system transport protein MerF, translating into MVSGASAQAMCNAQAVHNRLDYSRVHRLSGRAIFAHVGSIRTAFYVGFVEIDTMKNKLLALGVGGTILAALCCFTPLLPVVLTALGLTGLLGVVYNDAVLLPILAGFLILTGYALWRQKKQK; encoded by the coding sequence ATGGTATCGGGTGCTTCGGCGCAGGCCATGTGCAACGCGCAGGCGGTCCACAATCGTCTGGACTACAGTCGCGTCCATCGCCTTTCTGGTCGCGCTATCTTCGCCCATGTGGGAAGCATCCGCACAGCGTTTTATGTGGGATTTGTGGAGATCGACACAATGAAGAACAAACTATTGGCCCTAGGAGTGGGTGGCACGATCTTGGCCGCGCTCTGTTGCTTCACACCGTTACTGCCGGTCGTACTGACAGCGCTTGGCCTGACGGGCTTACTTGGCGTTGTTTACAACGATGCCGTTTTGCTGCCGATATTGGCAGGATTTCTAATTCTGACGGGGTACGCGCTATGGCGACAGAAGAAACAAAAGTAG
- a CDS encoding MerR family transcriptional regulator: MLTIGSLGKKTGTKVQTVRYYEQIGLMPEPGRTEGGQRRYGDAEVDRLSFIRHARQLGFPLEAIRELLDLSDNPDRSCHEADSIARRQLKQVELKMDRLKALRTELKRMIHECSGGNTADCKVLEVLRDHSECLTDHNEIGA, from the coding sequence ATGCTGACAATTGGAAGTTTGGGAAAGAAGACCGGAACAAAAGTTCAGACTGTCCGGTATTACGAACAGATCGGCCTGATGCCCGAACCAGGTCGCACCGAAGGCGGGCAGCGGCGCTACGGGGATGCGGAAGTTGACCGCTTGTCCTTTATCCGGCACGCACGCCAGTTGGGGTTTCCCCTTGAAGCGATCCGCGAGCTTCTCGATCTCAGTGATAATCCCGACCGCTCTTGCCATGAGGCGGATTCCATCGCCCGGCGGCAACTCAAGCAGGTAGAACTAAAAATGGATCGGCTGAAAGCGCTGCGCACAGAATTAAAGCGCATGATCCACGAATGCAGCGGAGGCAATACAGCGGACTGCAAGGTTCTCGAGGTTTTGCGCGATCATTCTGAGTGCCTGACCGATCACAATGAAATAGGGGCTTAA
- a CDS encoding TRAP transporter substrate-binding protein, producing the protein MQRRTFLTTGAIGTAATALATPAIAQDKRQWKMVTAWPKNLPGPGVAAQQLADRITTLSGGRIEVKLFPAGELVPGRGVFDAVSEGTAELYHAVPAYWGSKSKGILLFGSQPFGLRADEQVGWMVHGGGQALYDEMYGRFGIKPFLCGNSGPQWGGWFRNEVNSAEDLKGMKFRTTGLASEMAAKMGMAAETMSGPDMFQALQTGALDAGEFIGPWTDSALGYYQVAKNYYWPGVGEPSSAEECGVNADVFNDLPDDLKQVVQAACDSLYNQVWTEYTTKHALSLQAMVAEHGVQVKMFPEDVITGMGKAAAEVIDDLRNDDDELVKRITESFVAYRASVGKYMVYADNGQMNARNLVMGY; encoded by the coding sequence ATGCAAAGACGGACATTTCTGACCACGGGTGCCATCGGCACCGCAGCAACGGCACTGGCAACCCCAGCCATCGCGCAGGACAAGCGCCAGTGGAAGATGGTCACAGCGTGGCCCAAGAACCTGCCTGGGCCGGGCGTGGCCGCACAACAACTGGCCGACCGGATCACGACCCTGTCGGGGGGCCGGATCGAGGTCAAACTTTTCCCTGCCGGAGAGCTTGTGCCCGGTCGCGGCGTCTTTGACGCGGTCAGCGAAGGCACCGCCGAGCTGTATCACGCTGTTCCCGCCTATTGGGGGTCGAAATCCAAGGGTATCCTGTTGTTCGGCTCGCAACCTTTTGGACTGCGCGCGGACGAGCAAGTCGGCTGGATGGTGCATGGCGGCGGTCAGGCACTTTACGACGAAATGTATGGCCGGTTTGGCATCAAGCCTTTCCTGTGCGGCAACTCTGGCCCGCAATGGGGCGGTTGGTTCCGCAACGAAGTGAACTCGGCCGAAGACCTGAAAGGCATGAAGTTCCGCACCACAGGTCTGGCGTCCGAAATGGCGGCCAAAATGGGCATGGCGGCCGAGACGATGAGCGGCCCGGACATGTTCCAGGCCCTGCAAACCGGCGCTTTGGACGCGGGCGAATTTATCGGCCCCTGGACCGACAGCGCGCTTGGCTATTACCAGGTCGCCAAGAACTATTACTGGCCCGGCGTGGGCGAGCCATCGTCGGCCGAGGAATGCGGCGTCAACGCAGACGTGTTCAACGACCTGCCCGACGACCTGAAACAGGTTGTGCAAGCGGCCTGTGATAGCCTGTATAATCAGGTCTGGACCGAATACACCACCAAGCACGCCCTGTCGCTGCAAGCGATGGTGGCCGAGCACGGCGTTCAGGTGAAAATGTTCCCCGAAGACGTCATCACCGGCATGGGCAAAGCCGCCGCCGAGGTCATCGACGATCTGCGCAATGACGATGACGAGCTGGTCAAACGGATCACCGAAAGCTTCGTGGCCTATCGTGCATCGGTCGGTAAATACATGGTCTATGCTGACAACGGTCAGATGAACGCACGTAATCTGGTCATGGGGTACTAA
- a CDS encoding copper chaperone PCu(A)C, with product MKSTAYIAIAFSLLIGLPASAVADSGDIVVEDAWARASIGTNRPGAAYMILRNTGSDPVTLVGLETPLAMMPDIHETTTDLNGVSSMGPVGEITILPGESVSLEPGGMHAMLMRLQTKMVEGETFPLTLNFADGGTLNVDVPILGIAARGPEG from the coding sequence ATGAAATCAACTGCCTACATCGCCATCGCATTCAGCCTCTTAATTGGGTTGCCCGCCTCTGCTGTGGCGGATTCCGGCGACATTGTAGTCGAAGACGCATGGGCCCGCGCTTCTATCGGCACCAACCGCCCAGGCGCAGCTTACATGATCCTGCGCAACACGGGTTCTGACCCGGTGACATTGGTCGGGCTGGAAACCCCATTGGCCATGATGCCGGACATCCACGAAACCACGACTGATTTAAATGGTGTCAGTTCCATGGGCCCTGTCGGTGAAATCACCATTCTTCCGGGCGAAAGTGTTTCGCTGGAACCGGGCGGCATGCATGCCATGTTGATGCGCTTGCAAACCAAGATGGTCGAAGGGGAGACCTTTCCGCTGACACTGAACTTTGCTGATGGCGGGACGCTGAACGTTGATGTGCCTATTCTTGGCATTGCCGCCCGCGGGCCGGAGGGCTGA